Part of the Puntigrus tetrazona isolate hp1 chromosome 10, ASM1883169v1, whole genome shotgun sequence genome is shown below.
GTTTCATTTCAATTTGGGGTTTACTTGATATCACactgtgcacaaaaaaaaaaaaaaaaaaaagaatgaaaactaaaaataaaaaatcgtCAAGATGTGACTCTGAAGgttggagtaatgatgctgaaaattcagctttgcatcacaggaatgaatcaCATTACAAAgtctattaaaatagaaaacggttattttaaacagtaataacaTTTCGCAATAatgtatttgtgatcaaataaatgcagtcttggagAGCGTTCTttcaaatagataaaaaaaaaacaatactgaattacatttttatttatgtatatttaaataaactgtggCCTTTAATTCGTtcagggtttaaaaaaaaatagatcgCAAAGGTTTTTCAGTATGAAGCATTAAGGCTTGGTATTTTGgaccaaaattaaatattggcTGTTCTTAATTTTCAACACTGTTTGAACTTATTTCATGGTTTAGTACAATTTGCGCTCTGTTCTGTTATATATACTGACCTTAATTCCCCAAAGACTGTCTATGTCCTGTCAAAACCccctttatatatttatatattttgtggtATTTCCTGATATTCAGAACCTTGAATCAGAATGAAAGATTAGTCATGGTGATGATTTAAGCTTGGTAAATGTACAAAGGTTTAAGCTACTCGCACCAATGaaaacacataaacacttaaatgaattattactaTCATATGTgcatatctaaataaataattaaataaaatattaaaacagtttaccACTTATGATTGTGTAATCATTGTCActtaaataaacacttaagTCATACAGGCCACTAAAAACTTCCTCAAGGTCACACTAAATTGCTCCTTTAAGAGTTTAAAAGGTGATTGTGTGGGAAAGGTTTTTAAATCAAGGTCTTGATAACATCAGGACTATTAATGGAAGAGTGATATCATACTTGTATTCTCTAAAAATTGGGCCCACTCCAAATAAACAAGGGTAAGCGGAGGACTTATTCCTAGAAAGAATAAGCAAGCATGTGACCTCCGAATCCTGAAGTCTGAAATCGAAATCATGTAGATGATCTATGCTCTAACATCTGACCCAAAATACTCAATGCGTGTTATTGATCAAAGAGACATGCATAAATCAGGGGAAAATTGATATTTTCCTGACATTCGCTTGCTTAAATGGTTATTGTGGATCTGTAACAACCTGTTAAAAGCTATTTACGACTGTTTCTTTGGGATGTTGCTCTTTTAGGGTTCCGCTGTTTTATAGTATTTGTGGTCTGGTCAGCATTCAGTGTTTCCTGATGAGCCATTCCAAagttattgttttgtattttttggtcATCCTGGAGATCAGGGTGGGGTCAGCGGCTTCATTTCCTGATCTTCAATGTTAGTTATCACCGTTTGCTTTCTTTACCAAAGCCTTTTAGAGAAATATGGTCCacactttttgtcttttctttttagtaTGGCCATAAGACGTGTTATCACTTTAGTGTCAATAAAAAATTTTACAAGTAACAGAATGAGTGTAAAAATAATCTAAACAGCTTTACGACTAAAATATTACACCAGTTTTAACACAGGAATTAATGTAGGCCTAAGTGcttttatacaattaaaatctttcacttttaaatctttcaaaaatgggcccctttacctttttttaagtCTCTCAGTCTTTTTTAAAGCTAgtgcttaaagggttagttcactcaaaaattttaattcttgtCATTTATTGCTCATCatcatttcattccaaacctgtaagaccttcattcatcttcagaacccAAATTAAGGTGTTTTTGATGATATCTGAGTTTTCTGGCTAACTATTATTCTACTAGAGTTGGTCcttttggagagtatcacaaCGCATGCGCACATATTCCCCAGAACATAATCAATGCTGATTACTTTGTAGTATGCTCTTACTTAGGAGTTTCTGgatctgggaacatttcagttgctgtctatggagggtcagagagctctcatagtccattaaaaatattttaatttgtctttaGCCAAGATAAGTACACGTTTGGAGCTGAGGatgagaaattaatgacagaattttgaaCCTGGAATAGGCTTTTTCTTTAATAAGCTAGTCATTGctgttaaaataacttaaaaggCTATTAATCCGTAGGACCAATTTACAGCAGCCAATTAATttattctttcctttttttgttgtttgccagccaaaactacattttcataTCCGAAAGACTGATGAACGGCAAGATGAGTCTTTCCCGTAACGGTACCCTGGAGAAACCCGTGTCCCTGCAGACCTCCACGGACCGAGGGGAGCTCGATTCTCCTCACCCGCGCCTCCATCACACCGGCTCCATCTCCTCCAGTACTCCAGCAAACATGTCCAGCTCAGGTGTGGTGGTTCCTCCTCCGTACTCGATAGCGGGCAGTGCGGTGAACGAGTCTCCTCTGGAGCTGAGGGGGTCTCTGGACTGTTGGGCCTGCTCTGTTCTGGTAACAGCACAGAATCTGATCATCGCCGCGCTCAATGTGGGTCTGGCCGCGTTTATCTTCGGCCTCATCCTCTTGCCGTCGCTAGTCATGGTTGTTTTTGGCTTCCTCTGCCATTCAACGGTAAGTTCTAAGTTTTGTAACAAAATTGACCTTTAATGCAGCGTGTATCAAAGCTGTAAGTGAGtgaaaacaagttttaaagcTGAAAGCGCACTGTGTATAAAGTATTAGCACTAGTAAAGTATTAGCATAATTCACGCCTACTTTACAGGCTTTCGTGTTGGTcttaatgaaaatgcaaaataattttttgccactaggtgccacttttgggAAATAATAGCATTTTCCTCTGCAACGTCCTCATAAATGCTGCTTTATCAGGCGTTATAGGCATGATGATACGAAAAGGAGACCAATCGACCATTTACTACAGAGATAACACACTTTTGTCCAAGGTGTCTGGTAAAGATCTCTtaatctggaaagcatctgctatCTACAAACGTTTTTCAGATGTCAGTTGTACATACATCacaaacatcttaaagacatctaatagACATCTATTTTACATCTAAAAGGAAACTATAGACGTGTTGAATATGAGCAAACACTCTAAAAAACATGTCTTGCAGACGCCAAATAGATGTATGCGTGCTATCATCACACAAAGGAAGGGTTTGCAGTTGACCTGAttcccaaaaacaaaatataaacctttcattaaacataataggggcactttccTAATTaactaaattcaaattcaaattcaaattcaaattttatttgtcacatacacatacatacatggtacgacatgcagtgaaatgttttttacaaccgtccagcatcaaaatagaaaacagaaaacagaatttaaatatatatataaatataaaatatgtataaaaatatgtataaaaaagtgtgcaaagtttaaaaaataaagtgtaaataagtgtagaatataaaatataaagtgtaaaatgtaaaaatgtaaaatcgaTTCACCTGATCGATTGCTTTGTAGATTACAAACATTGTTTTTGAAACAACAGTAATATTGCCAAAttgtattacagtttaaaatacgTGTTTTCCATCGCTAATATAGGCCTATTTTTCCTGTGATAGAAAAGCTGGATTATCagcagtcacatgatccttcagaaatcattctaacatgctgatttggtgctttatatttttgtgaaaactacgACACATTTTCAGGACTgtttgatgaaaagaaagttcatatgaacagcatttttaaatataagtcttgtgtataaatgtctttactgtcagtttCGGTCAATTTAATGAAACACTGAAATGCTAATTTCAATaatcttactgaccacaaacttttgaaaggtagtgTATATTGATGACGATACCTGCTATTGAATGTTAATCTTTTTCTGCACTTGCTCTGACATACTGTGATTCCAC
Proteins encoded:
- the tmem88a gene encoding transmembrane protein 88a; this encodes MNGKMSLSRNGTLEKPVSLQTSTDRGELDSPHPRLHHTGSISSSTPANMSSSGVVVPPPYSIAGSAVNESPLELRGSLDCWACSVLVTAQNLIIAALNVGLAAFIFGLILLPSLVMVVFGFLCHSTVQRHGTSVYCSDLLDDGGCVALLVVGFLLLAPLLVLALAAYCRMARHLQLGLCFIPYSRAVYKNLPASRHRGLGGCCGQQGAGESEGKGSVWV